A region of Pongo pygmaeus isolate AG05252 chromosome 15, NHGRI_mPonPyg2-v2.0_pri, whole genome shotgun sequence DNA encodes the following proteins:
- the CPSF2 gene encoding cleavage and polyadenylation specificity factor subunit 2: MTSIIKLTTLSGVQEESALCYLLQVDEFRFLLDCGWDEHFSMDIIDSLRKHVHQIDAVLLSHPDPLHLGALPYAVGKLGLNCAIYATIPVYKMGQMFMYDLYQSRHNTEDFTLFTLDDVDAAFDKIQQLKFSQIVNLKGKGHGLSITPLPAGHMIGGTIWKIVKDGEEEIVYAVDFNHKREIHLNGCSLEMLSRPSLLITDSFNATYVQPRRKQRDEQLLTNVLETLRGDGNVLIAVDTAGRVLELAQLLDQIWRTKDAGLGVYSLALLNNVSYNVVEFSKSQVEWMSDKLMRCFEDKRNNPFQFRHLSLCHGLSDLARVPSPKVVLASQPDLECGFSRDLFIQWCQDPKNSIILTYRTTPGTLARFLIDNPSEKITEIELRKRVKLEGKELEEYLEKEKLKKEAAKKLEQSKEADIDSSDESDIEEDIDQPSAHKTKHDLMMKGEGSRKGSFFKQAKKSYPMFPAPEERIKWDEYGEIIKPEDFLVPELQATEEEKSKLESGLTNGDEPMDQDLSDVPTKCISTTESIEIKARVTYIDYEGRSDGDSIKKIINQMKPRQLIIVHGPPEASQDLAECCRAFGGKDIKVYMPKLHETVDATSETHIYQVRLKDSLVSSLQFCKAKDAELAWIDGVLDMRVSKVDTGVILEEGELKDDGEDSEMQVEAPSDSSVIAQQKAMKSLFGDDEKETGEESEIIPTLEPLPPHEVPGHQSVFMNEPRLSDFKQVLLREGIQAEFVGGVLVCNNQVAVRRTETGRIGLEGCLCQDFYRIRDLLYEQYAIV; encoded by the exons GCATGTTCACCAGATTGATGCAGTGCTGTTGTCTCACCCTGATCCTCTCCACCTTGGTGCCCTCCCGTATGCTGTTGGAAAGTTGGGTCTGAACTGTGCTATCTATGCAACCATTCCTGTTTATAAAATGGGACAGATGTTCATGTATGATCTTTATCAG TCTCGACACAATACAGAAGATTTTACACTCTTTACATTAGATGATGTGGATGCAGCCTTTGATAAAATACAGCAGCTAAAATTCTCTCAGATTGTGAATTTGAAAG GTAAAGGACATGGCCTGTCTATCACACCTCTGCCAGCTGGTCATATGATAGGTGGAACAATATGGAAAATAGTCAAAGATGGAGAAGAAGAAATTGTTTATGCAGTTGACTTCAACCACAAGAGGGAGAT CCATTTAAATGGATGTTCCCTGGAAATGCTAAGCAGGCCTTCCCTACTTATCACAGATTCATTCAATGCTACATATGTAcagcctagaagaaaacagagagatgAGCAGCTTCTGA CAAATGTCCTGGAAACACTTCGAGGTGATGGAAATGTGTTAATAGCAGTGGACACAGCAGGCAGAGTTTTGGAACTTGCTCAACTTCTTGATCAGATTTGGAGGACTAAAGATGCAGGACTGGGTGTTTACTCATTGGCACTCCTAAATAATGTCAGTTACAATGTGGTGGAGTTTTCTAAGTCCCAG GTAGAATGGATGAGTGATAAATTGATGAGATGTTTTgaagacaaaagaaataatccGTTTCAGTTTCGCCATCTCTCTTTATGTCATGGTCTTTCTGACTTGGCCCGAGTACCTAGCCCTAAAGTTGTACTTGCCAGCCAACCTGACCTGGAATGTGGATTTTCAAGGGATCTCTTTATTCAGTGGTGTCAGGACCCTAAAAACTCAATCATTCTAACATACAGAACTACTCCTGGGACTTTAGCACGTTTCCTAATTGATAATCCTTctgaaaaaattacagaaatagag ttgaggaAACGTGTGAAGCTTGAAGGGAAAGAACTTGAAGAATACTTGGAAAAAGAGAAACTAAAGAAAGAAGCTGCCAAAAAGCTTGAGCAGTCAAAAGA GGCAGATATAGATTCCAGTGATGAGAGTGACATTGAGGAAGATATTGACCAGCCATCAGCTCATAAGACAAAGCATGACTTGATGATGAAAGGTGAAGGCAGTCGTAAAGGAAGTTTTTTCAAACAGGCAAAAAAGTCCTATCCTATGTTTCCTGccccagaagaaagaattaaatggGATGAATACGGAGAGATTATCAA ACCAGAGGATTTCTTAGTGCCAGAGCTTCAAGctactgaagaagaaaaaagcaaattagaaTCTGGTTTGACAAATGGAGATGAACCTATGGATCAGGATTTATCTGATGTTCCTACTAAATGTATTTCTACAACAGAGTCTATTGAAATAAA AGCCCGGGTTACCTACATAGACTATGAAGGACGCTCTGATGGggattccattaaaaaaatcattaatcaGATGAAACCACGACAGTTGATCATCGTCCATGGCCCACCAGAGGCCAGTCAAGATCTGGCAGAGTGCTGTCGTGCCTTTGGTGGGAAAGATATTAAAGTGTACATGCCAAAGCTACATGAAACAGTTGATGCCACTAGTGAAACTCACATCTACCAG GTGAGGTTAAAAGACTCACTTGTCAGCTCTCTTCAGTTTTGTAAGGCAAAAGATGCTGAATTAGCTTGGATAGATGGTGTCTTAGATATGAGAGTTTCCAAAGTGGACACAGGGGTTATTTTAGAAGAAGGAGAACTAAAGGATGATGGAGAAGACTCGGAGATGCAAGTGGAAGCTCCCTCAGATTCTAGCGTTATAGCACAACAAAAGGCCATGAAAAGTCTGTTCGGAGATGATGAAAAGGAAACAGGTGAAGAAAGTGAGATCATTCCTACTTTGGAACCCTTGCCACCTCATGAG GTTCCTGGACATCAGTCAGTTTTTATGAATGAACCAAGACTGTCAGACTTCAAGCAAGTTCTCTTACGGGAGGGGATTCAAGCTGAATTTGTAGGAGGTGTACTTGTTTGCAACAATCAAGTAGCAGTCCGCAGA ACGGAAACTGGACGCATTGGATTAGAAGGCTGCCTTTGTCAAGATTTTTATAGGATAAGAGACCTTTTATATGAACAATATGCCATTGTATAA